The following proteins are encoded in a genomic region of Mycolicibacterium confluentis:
- a CDS encoding chorismate mutase, which translates to MAETDQVPDIDQLRLEIDRLDAEILAAVKRRQEVSKTIGKARMASGGTRLVHSREMKVIERYSELGPEGKDLAMLLLRMGRGRLGH; encoded by the coding sequence GTGGCTGAAACCGATCAGGTCCCCGACATCGATCAGTTGCGCCTGGAGATCGACCGACTGGACGCCGAGATCCTGGCCGCGGTGAAGCGCCGGCAGGAGGTCTCGAAGACGATCGGCAAGGCGCGAATGGCGTCGGGCGGCACCCGACTGGTGCACAGCCGCGAGATGAAGGTCATCGAGCGCTACAGCGAGCTGGGGCCGGAAGGCAAGGACCTGGCGATGCTGCTGCTGCGGATGGGCCGCGGTCGCCTCGGGCACTGA
- a CDS encoding ATP-binding protein: protein MADVQTLTCRNCGVTGLRPTARYCEHCGARLSHTEAAGEHKQVTVLFCDVVGSMQLAARLDPEELRYLMHNLFNRSAAVVQRYGGTVDKFTGDGLMALFGAPIALEDHATRACIAALQIQTVAKELAAEVRERDGVDLRLRIGLNSGAVVAGEIGSGPESYTAIGQAVGMAQRMESAAPADGVLCSESTAVLAQGAAQLGPVQHVAIKGETELVPARQLLSVSTERPIVGRDEGPMVGRAGQLAQLMGAFEAEKGCLVEIMGAPGLGKSRLIGEFAAFAGEQGADVVIGRCDAHTADVPLWALARMLRAMFGIARLDDDAARAQVLHRLPASIADDAAGVGILFELLGIAVGDSPAVGLNLDARRRWLVETMLKAVEFRPLRTLFILEDLHWIDAASDATLTDFASTISATESMLVVSYRPEYRGTIRDLAEVAVTLEPLDEAMTLEIARGLIGSDVSLAGVAELVSAAASGNPFFVEEIVRDLVGRNVLTGSRGSYRGEGHVDEIAVPATIQAVLASRIDRLSTEGKAILNAAAVIGSRFELRWLNALLPHVDQGQLAELVSVELIDQIEFVPDARYAFRHPLVRTVAYESQLTDVRTHAHRRVAEAIEAANETNPDEVAALIGAHLEAAGDLERAYGWHMRAAEWLQSRDIIAARSSWTHARDLADQMPADVDLRQMLQTAPRAMLAWTEWMLGCDPESESNYRELRELAAQSGDTRSQMIGIAGRMTALCTNYGRPMEAVNLAADLLEMIDTVPTDVTAKVDLLFTVMWAQFMACDYPATQQTATRLRTVAGDLVSSATARAYAVAGLTHLVTGDDPDQGRRDLQVGLQQARTLDPATYAMVMAFNCGLVAVGVESATSSTLHAAEEALLEAEQFGDNFGIICGLWAYALMVLRLDPSASGLAVRLLERARAVIAKHRTAVITAGPIEADLAIATARNGDLDGAIELIRDEIGRQFENANFTFVGLTASTLVQVLAARGREEDIDEATMLTAGLRAVAQQTELLALDNCVLLNELILADAAGDADAFRTAFTARKAVLEKLNAQGEFMLLRPLEPPGTE from the coding sequence ATGGCTGACGTACAGACGCTGACCTGTCGCAACTGCGGCGTGACTGGCCTGCGGCCGACGGCCCGGTACTGCGAGCACTGCGGTGCGCGCTTGAGCCACACCGAGGCCGCCGGGGAGCACAAGCAGGTCACCGTGCTGTTCTGTGACGTCGTGGGGTCGATGCAACTTGCGGCACGCCTTGACCCCGAAGAGTTGCGGTATCTGATGCACAACCTGTTCAACAGGTCGGCCGCTGTCGTACAGCGCTACGGCGGCACCGTCGACAAGTTCACCGGGGACGGATTGATGGCGCTGTTCGGTGCGCCGATCGCGCTCGAAGACCACGCCACGCGCGCCTGTATTGCGGCCCTGCAGATCCAGACCGTCGCCAAGGAACTCGCCGCCGAGGTTCGCGAGCGCGACGGTGTCGACCTCCGACTGCGCATCGGGTTGAACTCCGGCGCCGTGGTCGCAGGCGAAATCGGTTCCGGCCCGGAAAGCTACACGGCCATCGGCCAGGCGGTCGGAATGGCGCAGCGGATGGAGTCGGCCGCCCCGGCAGACGGTGTGCTGTGCTCCGAATCGACCGCAGTCCTGGCACAGGGAGCCGCACAACTGGGTCCGGTGCAACACGTCGCGATCAAGGGTGAGACGGAGTTGGTACCGGCCCGACAACTGTTGTCGGTCTCCACCGAGCGGCCGATCGTGGGTCGCGACGAAGGACCGATGGTGGGACGCGCGGGCCAGTTGGCCCAGCTGATGGGCGCCTTCGAAGCCGAAAAGGGTTGTCTGGTCGAGATCATGGGCGCTCCCGGACTGGGCAAGAGTCGACTCATCGGCGAGTTCGCAGCGTTCGCAGGAGAACAGGGCGCCGACGTGGTGATCGGTCGCTGCGATGCCCACACCGCCGATGTGCCGTTGTGGGCCTTAGCTCGGATGCTGCGAGCGATGTTCGGCATCGCACGCCTCGACGACGATGCCGCCCGCGCGCAGGTCCTCCACCGTCTGCCGGCCTCGATCGCCGACGACGCGGCGGGCGTCGGCATCCTGTTCGAGCTTCTCGGAATCGCCGTCGGCGATTCCCCAGCCGTCGGACTCAATCTCGATGCCAGGCGACGGTGGCTTGTCGAAACCATGCTCAAGGCCGTCGAGTTCCGGCCACTGCGAACACTTTTCATCCTCGAAGACCTGCACTGGATCGATGCGGCCAGCGATGCGACGCTGACCGACTTCGCCTCGACCATCTCCGCCACCGAGTCGATGCTCGTTGTCAGCTACCGACCCGAGTATCGGGGCACGATCCGAGATCTCGCGGAGGTCGCGGTCACACTCGAACCGCTCGACGAGGCGATGACACTCGAAATCGCGCGCGGTCTGATCGGAAGCGACGTGTCGCTGGCCGGTGTCGCCGAGCTGGTCTCCGCTGCGGCGTCCGGCAACCCGTTCTTCGTCGAGGAGATCGTCCGCGACCTCGTCGGCCGCAACGTGCTGACCGGCAGCCGAGGAAGTTATCGCGGTGAAGGCCACGTCGACGAAATCGCGGTACCGGCAACGATTCAAGCGGTGCTCGCCTCTCGCATCGACAGGTTGTCCACCGAGGGAAAGGCGATCCTCAACGCCGCGGCCGTCATCGGCTCACGTTTCGAACTTCGTTGGCTCAACGCGCTGTTACCCCATGTCGACCAGGGGCAACTGGCTGAACTGGTGTCGGTCGAACTGATCGACCAGATCGAATTCGTCCCGGACGCGCGGTACGCCTTTCGACATCCGCTGGTGCGCACGGTCGCCTACGAGTCGCAGCTCACCGACGTTCGAACCCATGCGCACCGCCGCGTCGCAGAAGCCATCGAGGCAGCCAACGAGACCAACCCCGACGAAGTCGCGGCGCTGATCGGCGCGCATCTCGAGGCGGCGGGCGATCTGGAGCGCGCCTACGGCTGGCATATGCGTGCCGCGGAATGGCTGCAGTCGCGAGACATCATCGCCGCGCGTTCCAGCTGGACCCACGCACGGGACCTCGCCGACCAGATGCCGGCCGACGTCGACCTGCGCCAGATGCTGCAGACGGCACCGCGCGCCATGCTGGCCTGGACCGAATGGATGCTGGGGTGTGACCCGGAATCCGAGTCGAACTACCGCGAGTTGCGGGAGTTGGCCGCGCAGTCCGGCGACACCCGATCGCAGATGATCGGAATCGCCGGTCGCATGACGGCACTGTGCACCAACTACGGCAGGCCGATGGAAGCGGTCAATCTCGCCGCGGACCTCCTTGAGATGATCGACACCGTCCCCACCGATGTCACTGCGAAGGTCGACCTGCTCTTCACCGTCATGTGGGCGCAGTTCATGGCGTGTGACTATCCCGCGACGCAGCAGACTGCCACACGCCTGCGCACCGTTGCGGGGGACCTCGTCAGCAGCGCGACGGCGCGGGCCTATGCGGTGGCCGGGTTGACCCACCTGGTCACCGGCGACGACCCCGATCAGGGCCGTCGTGATCTGCAGGTCGGACTGCAGCAGGCACGGACGCTGGATCCCGCGACATACGCGATGGTGATGGCGTTCAACTGCGGACTCGTGGCCGTCGGAGTCGAGTCGGCCACAAGCAGCACCCTTCACGCCGCCGAGGAGGCTCTGCTCGAAGCAGAACAGTTCGGTGACAACTTCGGCATCATCTGCGGACTGTGGGCCTACGCCCTGATGGTCCTGCGACTCGATCCCTCCGCGAGTGGCCTGGCAGTCCGTCTGTTGGAGCGGGCGCGTGCCGTCATCGCCAAACACCGGACCGCCGTCATCACCGCGGGACCGATCGAAGCCGATCTCGCCATCGCGACCGCACGAAACGGGGATCTCGACGGCGCAATCGAACTCATCCGCGATGAGATCGGCCGGCAGTTCGAGAACGCCAACTTCACCTTCGTGGGATTGACCGCGAGCACGCTTGTGCAGGTGCTCGCGGCCCGTGGACGCGAGGAGGACATCGACGAAGCCACCATGCTCACCGCCGGTCTACGGGCTGTGGCGCAGCAGACCGAACTGCTCGCCCTGGACAACTGCGTGCTCCTGAACGAGTTGATCCTGGCCGACGCCGCCGGAGACGCCGATGCCTTCCGGACCGCGTTCACGGCTCGAAAGGCGGTCCTTGAGAAGCTGAACGCGCAAGGCGAATTCATGCTCCTGCGCCCCCTTGAGCCGCCTGGCACAGAATGA
- a CDS encoding SDR family oxidoreductase, with product MTRQKILITGASSGLGAGMARAFAAKGRDLALCARRTDRLDELKAELEARHPGITVAVAALDVNDHEAVPKVFAEFSEKLGGIDRVIVNAGVGKGAVLGSGKLWANKATIETNLVAALVQIETALEMFHKAGSGHLVLISSVLGNKGVPGVKAAYAASKAGVSSLGQSLRAEYAKGPIAVTVIEPGYIESEMTAKSASTMLMVDNETGVRSMVAAIERERGRAVVPAWPWTVLVALMKATPVRFGKLFA from the coding sequence ATGACTCGGCAGAAGATTCTGATCACCGGAGCCAGTTCCGGGCTCGGTGCGGGCATGGCGCGCGCGTTCGCGGCCAAGGGGCGTGACCTGGCGCTGTGCGCGCGGCGCACCGACCGTCTGGATGAACTGAAGGCGGAGCTCGAGGCCCGGCATCCCGGCATCACCGTGGCCGTCGCGGCCCTGGACGTCAACGACCACGAGGCCGTGCCCAAGGTCTTCGCCGAATTCTCGGAAAAGTTGGGCGGCATCGACCGCGTGATCGTCAACGCCGGAGTCGGCAAGGGTGCGGTGCTCGGTTCGGGCAAGCTGTGGGCCAACAAGGCCACCATCGAGACCAATCTGGTCGCCGCTCTGGTGCAGATCGAGACCGCGCTGGAGATGTTCCACAAGGCCGGGTCCGGGCACCTCGTGCTGATCTCGTCGGTGCTGGGCAACAAGGGTGTGCCGGGCGTCAAGGCCGCGTATGCCGCCAGCAAGGCCGGCGTCAGTTCGCTGGGGCAGTCGCTGCGCGCCGAGTACGCCAAGGGCCCGATCGCCGTCACTGTGATCGAGCCCGGCTACATCGAATCGGAGATGACGGCCAAGTCGGCGTCGACGATGTTGATGGTGGACAACGAGACCGGCGTGCGGTCGATGGTCGCGGCGATCGAGCGCGAACGCGGAAGGGCAGTGGTGCCGGCCTGGCCGTGGACGGTGTTGGTTGCGCTGATGAAGGCCACGCCGGTGCGCTTCGGCAAGCTGTTCGCTTAG
- a CDS encoding NAD-dependent succinate-semialdehyde dehydrogenase, with protein MDIAKLLSTVPTGLWIGGEERAGSSTFDVLNPATDEVITQVADATAADGIAAVEAATAVQDEWASTPARERGEVLRSVFETITAHTDDIAALMTLEMGKVIAESKGEVKYGAEFFRWFAEEAVRIDGRYTQSPAGTGRIIVTKAPVGLCYAITPWNFPLAMGTRKIGPAVAAGCTMIVKPAQETPLTMLLLAKLMDEAGLPKGVLSVLPTSKPGDLTTALIDDGRLRKLTFTGSTGVGKALVKQSADKLLRTSMELGGNAPFIVFDDADVDAAVEGALLAKMRNGGEACTAANRFHVANAVREEFTDKLVKRMSEFTLGNGLDEGSTLGPLVNAKQVATVADLVSDAVARGATVAVGGVAPGGPGNFYPATVLTDVAPDSRILKEEVFGPVAPVIGFDTEEEGIKAANDTEYGLASYIFTQSLDRALRVAESIESGMVGVNRGVISDPAAPFGGVKESGFGREGGTEGIEEYLDTKYIALTK; from the coding sequence ATGGACATCGCAAAGCTGTTGTCGACGGTTCCGACGGGTCTCTGGATCGGCGGTGAGGAGCGTGCCGGGTCGTCGACCTTTGACGTGTTGAATCCGGCCACCGATGAGGTCATCACTCAGGTCGCCGATGCCACTGCCGCGGACGGCATCGCCGCTGTCGAGGCCGCGACCGCGGTTCAGGACGAGTGGGCGTCCACGCCGGCGCGTGAGCGTGGCGAGGTTCTGCGCTCGGTGTTCGAGACGATCACCGCACACACCGACGACATCGCCGCGCTGATGACCCTCGAGATGGGCAAGGTGATCGCCGAGAGCAAGGGCGAGGTCAAGTACGGCGCCGAGTTCTTCCGCTGGTTCGCCGAGGAGGCCGTCCGCATCGACGGCCGCTACACCCAGAGTCCCGCGGGCACCGGCCGGATCATCGTGACGAAGGCTCCGGTCGGACTCTGCTACGCGATCACGCCGTGGAATTTCCCGCTGGCCATGGGCACCCGCAAGATCGGCCCGGCCGTCGCCGCGGGGTGCACGATGATCGTCAAGCCGGCGCAGGAGACGCCGCTGACGATGCTGCTGCTGGCCAAGCTCATGGATGAGGCGGGCCTGCCCAAGGGCGTGCTCTCGGTGCTGCCGACGTCCAAGCCCGGCGACCTGACCACGGCCCTGATCGACGACGGCCGGTTGCGCAAGCTGACGTTCACGGGTTCCACCGGAGTCGGCAAGGCACTGGTCAAGCAGTCCGCCGACAAGCTGCTGCGGACGTCGATGGAACTGGGCGGCAACGCGCCGTTCATCGTGTTCGACGACGCCGACGTCGACGCCGCGGTCGAGGGCGCGCTGCTGGCCAAGATGCGCAACGGCGGCGAGGCCTGCACCGCGGCCAACCGGTTCCACGTCGCCAACGCCGTCCGCGAGGAGTTCACCGACAAGCTGGTGAAGCGGATGAGCGAGTTCACGCTGGGCAATGGCCTCGATGAGGGGTCGACGCTGGGCCCGTTGGTCAACGCCAAGCAGGTCGCCACCGTCGCCGACCTGGTGTCCGACGCTGTGGCGCGCGGCGCGACCGTGGCCGTCGGCGGCGTCGCTCCTGGCGGGCCCGGAAACTTCTACCCGGCCACGGTGCTCACCGACGTCGCACCGGACTCACGCATCCTCAAGGAGGAGGTGTTCGGGCCGGTCGCTCCGGTGATCGGGTTCGACACCGAAGAGGAGGGCATCAAGGCCGCCAACGACACCGAGTACGGTCTGGCGTCCTACATCTTCACGCAGTCGCTGGACCGTGCACTGCGGGTCGCCGAGTCCATCGAGTCGGGCATGGTCGGGGTCAACCGCGGGGTGATCTCCGATCCGGCCGCGCCGTTCGGCGGGGTCAAGGAGTCGGGCTTCGGCCGCGAGGGTGGCACCGAGGGCATCGAGGAGTACCTCGACACCAAGTACATCGCCCTGACGAAGTAG
- the pgi gene encoding glucose-6-phosphate isomerase: protein MAADYPPISESPAWNALARHHDQIGDRHLRDLFNEDPDRGRELTLSVGDLYIDYSKHRVTPETLRLLVDLARAAGLEQRRDAMFAGEHINTSEDRAVLHTALRLPRDASLTVDGQNVVADVHEVLDAMGDFTDRLRNGDWTGATGQRIRCVVNIGIGGSDLGPVMVYDALRHYADAGISARFVSNVDPADLVATLDGLDPATTLFIVASKTFSTLETLTNATAARRWLTDALGDAAVAKHFVAVSTNKRLVDEFGINTDNMFGFWDWVGGRYSVDSAIGLSVMAVIGREAFADFLSGFHLVDEHFRTAPLAENAPALLGLIGLWYSNFFCAQSRAVLPYSNDLSRFAAYLQQLTMESNGKSVRADGSAVSTDTGEIFWGEPGTNGQHAFYQLLHQGTRLVPADFIGFSQPTDDLPTADGTGSMHDLLMSNFFAQTQVLAFGKTAKEIAAEGTPAEVVPHKVMPGNRPSTSILATRLTPSVVGQLIALYEHQVFTEGVIWGIDSFDQWGVELGKTQAKALLPVLTGDGSPAQQSDSSTDALVRRYRAERGRVG, encoded by the coding sequence ATGGCCGCCGACTATCCACCGATCTCCGAGTCCCCCGCCTGGAACGCCCTGGCTCGTCACCACGATCAGATCGGTGACCGACATCTGCGTGACCTCTTCAACGAGGATCCCGACCGCGGTCGGGAGTTGACGCTGAGCGTCGGCGACCTCTACATCGACTACAGCAAGCATCGGGTGACACCTGAAACCCTGCGCCTGCTGGTGGACCTGGCTCGCGCCGCGGGCCTCGAGCAGCGCCGCGACGCGATGTTCGCGGGCGAGCACATCAACACCTCCGAGGACCGCGCGGTGCTGCACACCGCGCTGCGCCTGCCCCGCGATGCGTCGTTGACCGTGGATGGCCAGAACGTCGTCGCCGACGTCCACGAGGTGCTCGACGCGATGGGCGACTTCACCGACCGTCTGCGCAACGGTGACTGGACCGGCGCCACCGGACAGCGGATCAGATGCGTGGTCAACATCGGCATCGGCGGCTCCGACCTGGGTCCGGTGATGGTGTACGACGCGTTGCGGCACTACGCCGACGCCGGCATCTCGGCTCGGTTCGTGTCCAACGTCGACCCCGCCGATCTGGTCGCCACGCTCGACGGACTTGACCCGGCCACAACGCTTTTCATCGTCGCATCGAAGACATTCTCGACGTTGGAGACGCTGACCAACGCGACCGCGGCGCGGCGCTGGCTGACCGACGCACTCGGCGATGCCGCGGTGGCCAAGCATTTCGTGGCGGTGTCGACCAACAAGCGCCTGGTCGACGAGTTCGGCATCAACACCGACAACATGTTCGGCTTCTGGGACTGGGTCGGTGGCCGGTATTCGGTGGACTCGGCGATCGGCCTGTCTGTCATGGCGGTGATCGGCCGGGAGGCGTTCGCCGACTTCCTGTCCGGGTTCCATCTTGTCGACGAGCACTTCCGGACCGCGCCGCTGGCCGAGAACGCGCCGGCGCTGCTGGGGCTGATCGGCCTGTGGTACTCGAATTTCTTCTGCGCACAATCCCGTGCGGTGCTGCCCTACTCGAATGACCTGTCGCGGTTCGCGGCCTATCTGCAGCAGCTGACCATGGAGTCCAACGGCAAGTCGGTGCGCGCCGACGGTTCGGCCGTGTCCACCGACACCGGCGAGATCTTCTGGGGCGAACCGGGAACCAACGGCCAGCACGCGTTCTACCAACTGCTGCACCAGGGGACACGCCTGGTGCCCGCGGACTTCATCGGGTTCTCCCAGCCCACCGATGACCTGCCGACCGCCGACGGCACCGGCAGCATGCACGACCTGCTGATGAGCAACTTCTTCGCCCAGACGCAGGTGCTGGCCTTCGGCAAGACCGCCAAAGAGATTGCCGCAGAAGGCACTCCGGCCGAGGTGGTGCCGCACAAGGTGATGCCCGGCAACCGGCCGTCTACGTCGATCCTGGCCACCCGGCTCACGCCGTCGGTAGTCGGTCAGTTGATCGCGCTCTACGAGCACCAGGTGTTCACCGAGGGCGTGATCTGGGGTATCGACTCGTTCGACCAGTGGGGTGTGGAACTGGGTAAGACCCAGGCCAAGGCACTGCTGCCGGTGCTCACCGGCGACGGCTCACCCGCGCAGCAGTCCGACAGTTCGACGGATGCGCTGGTGCGGCGTTACCGCGCGGAACGCGGCCGGGTGGGCTGA
- the pcrA gene encoding DNA helicase PcrA, producing the protein MSISTETDQLLDGLNPQQRQAVLHEGTPLLIVAGAGSGKTAVLTRRIAYLLAARDVGVGQILAITFTNKAAAEMRERVVQLIGPRARNMWVSTFHSTCVRILRNQASLLPGLNSNFSIYDADDSRRLLMMIAKDMGLDVKRYSPRLLANSISNLKNELVDPEQAVAELSDVSDDLNRTVATVYGEYQRRLRAANALDFDDLIGETVGILQAFPQIAQYYRRRFRHIMVDEYQDTNHAQYVLVRELVGVETTPDGVEPGELCVVGDADQSIYAFRGATIRNIEDFERDFPSATTILLEQNYRSTQTILNAANAVIARNAGRREKRLWTDSGEGELIVGYVADNEHDEARFIAGEIDALADNGDINYSDVAVFYRTNNSSRALEEIFIRSGIPYKVVGGVRFYERKEIRDIVAYLRVLDNPGDSVSMRRILNTPRRGIGDRAEACVAVHAENTGSSFNDALQAAAEGRVPMLNSRSEKAIAAFVELLDRLRAKLGDELGELVEAVLEQTGYRRELEASSDPQDLARLDNLNELVSVAHEFSIDRANAKALAADDEDALDEDVPETGILAEFLERVSLVADTDEIPEHSSGVVTLMTLHTAKGLEFPVVFVTGWEDGMFPHMRALGDPTELSEERRLAYVGITRARQRLYLTRAKVRSSWGQPMLNPESRFLREIPQELIDWRRTEQSSSAFSAPVSGAGRFGGPARPSPTRPAAARNRPLLVLAPGDRVTHDKYGLGRVEEVSGVGESAMSLIDFGSAGRVKLMHNHAPVSKL; encoded by the coding sequence ATGAGCATCAGCACCGAAACCGATCAGCTTCTCGACGGCCTCAACCCCCAGCAGCGCCAAGCCGTGCTGCATGAGGGCACACCTCTGCTGATCGTGGCCGGCGCCGGGTCGGGCAAGACCGCGGTGCTGACCCGCCGCATCGCCTACCTGCTGGCAGCCCGCGATGTCGGTGTCGGGCAGATCCTGGCCATCACCTTCACCAATAAGGCCGCCGCTGAGATGCGGGAACGGGTGGTCCAGCTGATCGGCCCGCGGGCCAGGAACATGTGGGTGTCGACGTTCCACTCGACCTGCGTGCGCATCCTGCGCAACCAGGCGTCGCTGCTTCCGGGGCTCAACTCCAACTTCTCGATCTACGACGCCGACGACTCGCGCCGTCTGCTGATGATGATCGCCAAGGACATGGGCCTCGACGTCAAGCGGTACTCGCCGCGTCTGCTGGCCAACTCGATCTCCAACCTGAAGAACGAACTCGTCGACCCCGAGCAGGCCGTCGCCGAGTTGTCCGACGTCTCCGACGACCTCAACCGCACGGTGGCCACGGTGTACGGGGAGTACCAGCGCAGGCTGCGTGCCGCCAACGCGCTGGACTTCGACGACCTGATCGGTGAGACGGTCGGAATCCTGCAGGCCTTCCCACAGATCGCCCAGTACTACCGGCGACGGTTCCGGCACATCATGGTCGACGAGTACCAGGACACCAACCACGCGCAGTACGTGTTGGTGCGCGAACTGGTGGGCGTTGAGACCACCCCCGACGGCGTGGAACCCGGCGAGTTGTGCGTGGTGGGCGACGCGGATCAGTCCATCTACGCCTTCCGCGGGGCCACGATCCGCAACATCGAGGACTTCGAGCGCGACTTCCCGAGCGCCACGACGATCCTGCTGGAGCAGAACTACCGGTCCACGCAGACCATCCTGAATGCGGCCAACGCCGTCATCGCCCGCAACGCCGGCCGGCGGGAGAAGCGGCTGTGGACCGACTCCGGCGAGGGTGAGCTCATCGTCGGGTACGTCGCCGACAACGAGCACGACGAGGCGCGATTCATCGCGGGTGAGATCGACGCGCTGGCCGACAACGGCGACATCAACTACAGCGACGTCGCGGTGTTCTACCGCACCAACAACAGCTCGCGTGCGCTGGAAGAGATCTTCATCCGATCCGGCATCCCCTACAAAGTCGTTGGGGGAGTCCGCTTTTACGAGCGCAAGGAGATCCGCGACATCGTCGCGTACCTGCGGGTGCTCGACAACCCAGGTGACTCGGTGAGCATGCGCCGCATCCTGAACACCCCGCGTCGCGGCATCGGCGACCGTGCTGAGGCATGCGTCGCGGTCCACGCTGAGAACACCGGCAGCAGCTTCAACGACGCGCTCCAGGCCGCGGCCGAGGGCAGGGTTCCGATGCTCAACTCGCGGTCGGAGAAGGCGATCGCGGCCTTTGTGGAACTGCTCGACAGGTTGCGCGCCAAGCTGGGCGACGAACTGGGCGAACTCGTGGAAGCGGTGCTCGAGCAGACCGGGTACCGGCGTGAACTCGAGGCATCCAGTGACCCACAGGATCTCGCGCGCCTGGACAACCTCAACGAACTCGTCAGCGTCGCACACGAATTCAGCATCGACCGAGCCAACGCCAAGGCACTGGCGGCCGACGACGAGGATGCCCTCGACGAGGACGTCCCCGAGACGGGGATCCTGGCCGAGTTCCTGGAGCGGGTGTCGCTCGTGGCTGACACCGACGAGATCCCCGAACACAGTTCGGGTGTGGTCACTTTGATGACGCTGCACACCGCCAAGGGGCTGGAATTCCCGGTGGTGTTCGTGACCGGCTGGGAGGACGGGATGTTCCCGCATATGCGGGCATTGGGCGATCCCACCGAACTGTCCGAGGAACGACGCCTGGCCTATGTGGGCATCACCCGCGCGCGGCAGCGGCTGTACCTGACCCGGGCCAAGGTCCGGTCATCGTGGGGCCAGCCGATGCTGAATCCGGAATCGCGCTTCCTGCGCGAGATTCCACAGGAGCTCATCGACTGGCGGCGCACCGAGCAGTCCTCGTCTGCGTTCAGTGCTCCGGTCAGCGGAGCGGGTCGCTTCGGCGGTCCGGCCAGGCCGTCGCCCACCCGGCCCGCCGCAGCGCGCAACCGTCCGCTGCTGGTGCTCGCGCCGGGTGACCGCGTCACGCATGACAAGTACGGATTGGGACGCGTCGAAGAGGTCTCCGGCGTGGGGGAGTCGGCCATGTCGCTCATCGACTTCGGCAGCGCGGGCCGCGTCAAGCTCATGCACAATCACGCCCCGGTGAGCAAGCTCTAA
- a CDS encoding zinc ribbon domain-containing protein: MGDCSACGHDLRPSAKYCDQCGVRLSTDPVATRTQVTVMCGDIVAPTTAAGPGFDRCAAIVARCGGTVDTFTGDGFRAWFGARTRLADHALCACMAALEIQSTLEHPGRFGVNSGDVVIDENRSAGHLLDVARKMQVAAPSGGVLLSNATALLVADKAVLGPLLLIDVKGDDNPVPARRLLSAQADRRLNYG, translated from the coding sequence ATGGGCGATTGTTCGGCATGCGGTCATGACCTGCGACCGTCGGCGAAGTACTGCGACCAATGCGGAGTCCGACTGTCGACGGACCCAGTCGCCACGCGCACCCAGGTCACGGTGATGTGCGGCGACATCGTGGCGCCGACGACGGCGGCCGGTCCAGGATTCGACCGGTGCGCGGCCATCGTGGCCCGTTGTGGAGGGACCGTCGACACCTTCACCGGGGACGGCTTCCGCGCCTGGTTCGGAGCGCGCACCCGGCTCGCCGACCACGCGCTGTGCGCCTGTATGGCAGCGCTGGAGATCCAGTCGACCCTCGAGCACCCGGGCCGCTTCGGGGTGAACTCCGGAGACGTGGTGATCGATGAGAACCGTTCGGCCGGCCACCTCCTCGACGTCGCCCGCAAGATGCAGGTCGCGGCGCCTTCCGGTGGCGTGCTGTTGTCGAACGCCACGGCACTGCTGGTCGCCGACAAAGCCGTCCTGGGACCGCTGCTGCTGATCGACGTCAAGGGCGACGACAACCCCGTCCCGGCGCGCCGCCTGCTGTCGGCGCAGGCGGACCGGCGGTTGAACTACGGCTGA